A region from the Variovorax paradoxus genome encodes:
- a CDS encoding Lrp/AsnC family transcriptional regulator yields MQLDAIDLRILDELQRDGALSNVELARRVHLSPSPCLARVKMLEANGVIDRYVALASAKALGLGLNVFISISLTTQSKQSLADFEQRIAEHDEVMECYLMTGDSDYLIRIAVADMAALEKFILEQLTPIPGIEKIRSSFALKQVRYKTALPLPR; encoded by the coding sequence ATGCAACTCGACGCCATCGACCTGCGCATTCTCGATGAGCTGCAGCGTGATGGCGCGCTCTCCAATGTGGAGCTGGCGCGCCGCGTGCACCTCTCGCCCTCGCCCTGCCTCGCACGCGTGAAGATGCTCGAGGCGAACGGCGTGATCGACCGCTATGTGGCGCTCGCGAGCGCCAAGGCGCTGGGCCTGGGGCTCAACGTGTTCATCTCGATCAGCCTCACGACGCAAAGCAAGCAGTCGCTCGCCGACTTCGAGCAGCGCATCGCGGAGCACGACGAAGTGATGGAGTGCTACCTGATGACGGGCGACAGCGACTACCTGATCCGCATCGCCGTCGCCGACATGGCGGCGCTGGAGAAATTCATCCTGGAACAGCTCACGCCGATTCCAGGCATCGAGAAGATCCGCTCGAGCTTTGCGCTCAAGCAGGTGCGCTACAAGACGGCGCTGCCACTGCCCCGGTAG